The following proteins are co-located in the Clavibacter capsici genome:
- a CDS encoding aldo/keto reductase, giving the protein MASPLITLNNGVTIPQLGFGVFQTPPAETQQAVERAFEAGYRHIDTAAGYYNEEGVGAAIKATGIPREELFITTKLRNGDQGADSARTAFEDSRRKLGVDAVDLYLIHWPYPKHGLYVETWKTFEALHAEGLIRAIGVSNFLPEHLEKLAAESDVVPAVNQIEVHPTFQQHDLSTFSVERGIEVEAYSPLGQGADLESDVVTRLAKEKDATPAQIVLAWHLAQGRIVIPKSVTPERIVQNFQSIEVELSVEELAEIDTLETGTRLGADPATADFTQFPS; this is encoded by the coding sequence ATGGCATCCCCCCTGATCACCCTGAACAACGGCGTCACCATCCCGCAGCTGGGATTCGGCGTCTTCCAGACCCCGCCCGCGGAGACCCAGCAGGCCGTCGAGCGCGCGTTCGAGGCGGGCTACCGCCACATCGACACGGCCGCCGGCTACTACAACGAGGAGGGCGTCGGCGCCGCCATCAAGGCGACGGGCATCCCGCGCGAGGAGCTCTTCATCACCACGAAGCTCCGCAACGGCGACCAGGGCGCGGACAGCGCCCGCACCGCCTTCGAGGACAGCCGCCGCAAGCTCGGCGTCGACGCGGTGGACCTCTACCTCATCCACTGGCCCTACCCGAAGCACGGCCTCTACGTCGAGACCTGGAAGACCTTCGAGGCGCTGCACGCCGAGGGCCTCATCCGCGCGATCGGCGTCTCCAACTTCCTCCCGGAGCACCTGGAGAAGCTCGCCGCCGAGAGCGACGTCGTGCCCGCGGTCAACCAGATCGAGGTGCACCCCACGTTCCAGCAGCACGACCTCTCGACCTTCTCGGTGGAGCGCGGCATCGAGGTCGAGGCCTACAGCCCGCTCGGCCAGGGCGCCGACCTCGAGTCGGACGTCGTCACGCGCCTCGCGAAGGAGAAGGACGCCACCCCCGCGCAGATCGTGCTCGCCTGGCACCTCGCGCAGGGCCGCATCGTGATCCCGAAGTCGGTCACGCCGGAGCGCATCGTCCAGAACTTCCAGTCCATCGAGGTCGAGCTCTCGGTCGAGGAGCTCGCCGAGATCGACACCCTGGAGACCGGCACGCGCCTCGGCGCCGACCCGGCGACGGCGGACTTCACGCAGTTCCCGTCCTGA
- a CDS encoding MarR family transcriptional regulator, with protein MTDTARPPARLADALSAVTERIDVSVDASWDGLTGVQILILRRLAGVERMDRASLALDTRTARAATVPSLASLLQKGFVMESDDEAGSYLRLTDGGHALLTGVRAARAEWLERAARDAVPPVRGEDLVRVAALLEHLGGTGPR; from the coding sequence GTGACCGACACCGCCCGCCCGCCGGCCCGACTCGCGGACGCGCTCAGCGCCGTCACGGAGCGCATCGACGTCTCCGTGGACGCGAGCTGGGACGGCCTCACCGGGGTGCAGATCCTCATCCTCCGCCGGCTCGCCGGCGTGGAGCGCATGGATCGCGCATCGCTCGCGCTCGACACGCGGACGGCCCGCGCCGCGACCGTCCCGAGCCTCGCGTCGCTCCTGCAGAAGGGCTTCGTCATGGAGTCCGACGACGAGGCCGGCTCCTACCTGCGGCTGACCGACGGGGGCCACGCGCTCCTCACCGGCGTCCGCGCGGCACGCGCGGAGTGGCTGGAGCGCGCCGCGCGCGACGCGGTGCCGCCCGTGCGCGGCGAGGACCTGGTCCGGGTCGCGGCGCTGCTCGAGCACCTCGGCGGCACCGGGCCCAGGTGA
- the zapE gene encoding cell division protein ZapE, with protein MTNAETGSRSHDERGTGPGALVGRSPSISGEEIAAHLVPPRQFDEARFDTYRPDPEYDTQAQAVEALRAFSGDRTGSRGGLFSRRKAPAAKPGVYLDGGFGVGKTHLLASLWHAMPGPKYFGTFIEYTALVGALGYQGAVGILRGATLVAIDEFELDDPGDTMMMTRLLSDLVADGTRIAATSNTPPNALGEGRFAAADFLREIQAMSDRFDTIRIDGLDYRRRAFEGHAVTVDDAALDARADAAQSAGRAVTLDGFPELVAHLSRLHPSKYVKVIEGVDVIALRGVTQLQGQTDALRFVAFVDRVYDAQIPLLASGTPFDEAFSAEMLAGGYRKKYLRAISRLISLTAAGRDL; from the coding sequence GTGACGAACGCCGAGACCGGATCGCGGAGCCACGACGAGCGGGGAACGGGGCCGGGCGCGCTGGTCGGCCGCTCGCCGAGCATCAGCGGCGAGGAGATCGCGGCGCACCTCGTGCCCCCGCGGCAGTTCGACGAGGCGCGCTTCGACACCTACCGGCCCGACCCCGAGTACGACACGCAGGCGCAGGCCGTCGAGGCGCTCCGCGCGTTCTCGGGCGACCGCACGGGATCCCGCGGCGGGCTGTTCTCCCGCCGCAAGGCGCCGGCGGCGAAGCCCGGCGTCTACCTCGACGGCGGGTTCGGCGTCGGCAAGACCCACCTGCTCGCGTCGCTCTGGCACGCCATGCCGGGGCCGAAGTACTTCGGCACCTTCATCGAGTACACGGCGCTCGTCGGCGCGCTCGGCTACCAGGGCGCCGTCGGCATCCTCCGCGGCGCGACGCTCGTGGCCATCGACGAGTTCGAGCTGGACGACCCGGGCGACACGATGATGATGACCCGCCTGCTCTCCGACCTCGTGGCCGACGGCACCCGGATCGCCGCGACGAGCAACACCCCGCCGAACGCCCTGGGCGAGGGGCGCTTCGCCGCGGCCGACTTCCTCCGCGAGATCCAGGCGATGAGCGACCGGTTCGACACCATCCGGATCGACGGGCTCGACTACCGCCGCCGCGCCTTCGAGGGCCACGCGGTCACGGTGGACGACGCCGCCCTCGACGCGCGCGCCGACGCCGCGCAGTCCGCCGGACGCGCGGTCACGCTCGACGGCTTCCCGGAGCTCGTCGCGCACCTGTCGCGCCTGCACCCCTCCAAGTACGTCAAGGTCATCGAGGGCGTGGACGTCATCGCCCTCCGCGGCGTCACCCAGCTGCAGGGGCAGACCGACGCGCTGCGCTTCGTCGCGTTCGTCGACCGCGTGTACGACGCGCAGATCCCGCTGCTGGCCTCGGGCACCCCGTTCGACGAGGCGTTCTCCGCCGAGATGCTGGCCGGCGGCTACCGGAAGAAGTACCTGCGGGCGATCTCGCGGCTCATCTCGCTCACCGCGGCCGGGCGCGACCTCTAG
- a CDS encoding ammonium transporter, which yields MDQGNTAFLLIAAALVLLMTPGLAFFYGGLVKAKSVISMMMMSFGAMGLIGLLWVLYGYAIAFGNGPDGAAGNPRFVGIDGILGIDLGQLGLGDAYTAALGDQTTAYPTLAFAAFQATFAIITVALISGAIADRAKFGAWMVFAGVWATIVYFPVASWVFNFTLADGATVDGGWIAYNVGAIDFAGGTAVHINAGAAALALSLVLGKRVGFAKGMHVPHNPPFVLLGAGLLWFGWFGFNAGSELAADGIAAVAFLNTIAAPAAAILGWLVVEKIRDGKPTSVGAASGAVAGLVAITPACAALSPTWAIVLGLVAGAVCAVAIELKFKLGFDDSLDVVGIHLIGGLIGTLYIGFFATNVGLIYSGSLEQLGKQALAAGAVLVYSFVLSYLIGTIIQKTMGFRVTNEDEIAGIDTIVHGEEGYVLETSGR from the coding sequence ATGGATCAAGGCAACACCGCCTTCCTCCTGATCGCCGCGGCGCTGGTCCTCCTGATGACGCCGGGTCTGGCGTTCTTCTACGGCGGGCTCGTCAAGGCCAAGAGCGTCATCAGCATGATGATGATGAGCTTCGGGGCCATGGGCCTCATCGGGCTGCTCTGGGTCCTGTACGGCTACGCCATCGCGTTCGGGAACGGGCCCGACGGCGCCGCGGGCAACCCGCGCTTCGTCGGCATCGACGGCATCCTCGGGATCGACCTCGGTCAGCTGGGCCTCGGCGACGCCTACACGGCCGCCCTCGGCGACCAGACCACCGCCTACCCGACGCTCGCCTTCGCGGCGTTCCAGGCGACCTTCGCCATCATCACGGTGGCGCTCATCTCCGGCGCCATCGCCGACCGCGCGAAGTTCGGAGCCTGGATGGTCTTCGCGGGCGTCTGGGCCACGATCGTCTACTTCCCGGTCGCCAGCTGGGTCTTCAACTTCACGCTCGCCGACGGAGCGACCGTCGACGGCGGATGGATCGCCTACAACGTCGGCGCCATCGACTTCGCGGGCGGCACGGCCGTCCACATCAACGCCGGCGCCGCCGCCCTCGCGCTGTCGCTCGTCCTCGGCAAGCGCGTCGGGTTCGCCAAGGGCATGCACGTGCCGCACAACCCGCCGTTCGTCCTCCTCGGCGCCGGGCTCCTCTGGTTCGGCTGGTTCGGCTTCAACGCGGGCTCCGAGCTCGCGGCCGACGGCATCGCGGCCGTGGCGTTCCTCAACACCATCGCGGCACCGGCGGCCGCCATCCTCGGCTGGCTCGTCGTCGAGAAGATCCGCGACGGCAAGCCGACCTCGGTGGGCGCCGCGTCCGGTGCCGTGGCGGGCCTCGTGGCGATCACGCCGGCCTGCGCCGCGCTCTCGCCGACCTGGGCCATCGTGCTCGGACTCGTCGCCGGCGCCGTCTGCGCCGTGGCGATCGAGCTGAAGTTCAAGCTCGGCTTCGACGACTCGCTCGACGTCGTGGGCATCCACCTCATCGGCGGCCTCATCGGCACGCTCTACATCGGGTTCTTCGCCACGAACGTCGGCCTCATCTACTCCGGCTCGCTCGAGCAGCTCGGCAAGCAGGCCCTCGCGGCCGGCGCCGTGCTCGTCTACTCGTTCGTGCTCTCGTACCTCATCGGCACGATCATCCAGAAGACCATGGGCTTCCGGGTCACGAACGAGGACGAGATCGCGGGCATCGACACGATCGTCCACGGCGAGGAGGGCTACGTGCTGGAGACCTCCGGCCGCTGA
- a CDS encoding thiolase family protein: MVERAEVHFVDGVRTPFGRAGEKGMYWRTRADDLVVKAMIGLLERNPQVPKDRIDEVAIAATTQTGDQGLTLGRTAALLAGLPRSVPGFAIDRMCAGAMTSVTATAGGIAFGAYDLAIAGGVEHMGRHPMGFDADPNPRFLAERLVSQDALNMGNTAERIHDRFPALTRERADRYALASQQKTAIAYANGDIQPDLVPVATRSEEGWGLATRDEAMRPETTLEGLAGLRTPFRPHGRVTAGNSSGLNDGATAALLASGDAVKELGLTPKMTLVSFAFAGVEPEIMGIGPVPSTEKALRKAGLTIDDIGLFELNEAFAIQVLSLLDHFGIDDDDPRVNEYGGAIAVGHPLASSGVRLMNQLARQFEQHPEVRYGLTAMCVGLGQGGSVIWENPHYTGKRKKGNK, from the coding sequence GTGGTCGAGAGAGCCGAAGTCCATTTCGTGGACGGGGTCCGCACCCCGTTCGGACGAGCGGGTGAGAAGGGCATGTACTGGCGGACCCGCGCCGACGACCTGGTGGTCAAGGCCATGATCGGGTTGCTCGAGCGGAACCCGCAGGTGCCGAAGGACCGGATCGACGAGGTGGCCATCGCCGCCACGACGCAGACGGGCGACCAGGGCCTCACCCTCGGCCGCACGGCCGCGCTCCTCGCCGGGCTCCCCCGGTCCGTCCCCGGCTTCGCCATCGACCGGATGTGCGCGGGGGCCATGACGAGCGTCACCGCCACCGCGGGCGGCATCGCGTTCGGCGCCTACGACCTCGCCATCGCGGGCGGCGTCGAGCACATGGGCCGCCACCCGATGGGCTTCGACGCGGACCCGAACCCCCGCTTCCTCGCGGAGCGCCTCGTGAGCCAGGACGCCCTCAACATGGGCAACACGGCCGAGCGGATCCACGACCGCTTCCCCGCCCTCACCCGTGAGCGCGCCGACCGCTACGCCCTCGCCAGCCAGCAGAAGACGGCGATCGCCTACGCCAACGGCGACATCCAGCCGGACCTCGTGCCCGTCGCCACCCGCTCGGAGGAGGGCTGGGGCCTCGCCACGCGCGACGAGGCGATGCGCCCCGAGACCACGCTCGAGGGCCTCGCGGGGCTCCGCACGCCGTTCCGCCCGCACGGCCGCGTCACGGCCGGCAACTCGTCGGGCCTCAACGACGGCGCCACCGCGGCCCTTCTCGCGAGCGGCGACGCGGTGAAGGAGCTCGGCCTCACGCCGAAGATGACCCTGGTGTCGTTCGCGTTCGCCGGCGTCGAGCCGGAGATCATGGGCATCGGCCCCGTGCCGAGCACCGAGAAGGCGCTCCGGAAGGCCGGCCTCACGATCGACGACATCGGGCTCTTCGAGCTCAACGAGGCGTTCGCCATCCAGGTGCTCAGCCTGCTGGACCACTTCGGCATCGACGACGACGACCCGCGCGTCAACGAGTACGGCGGGGCGATCGCCGTCGGCCACCCGCTCGCGTCGAGCGGCGTCCGCCTGATGAACCAGCTCGCGCGCCAGTTCGAGCAGCACCCCGAGGTCCGCTACGGCCTCACGGCGATGTGCGTCGGCCTCGGCCAGGGCGGCAGCGTCATCTGGGAGAACCCGCACTACACGGGCAAGAGGAAGAAGGGGAACAAGTGA
- a CDS encoding SufE family protein, with translation MTASPVLPAALAEIRDDFLALGQRDRLLLLLDFSNELPELPARYAEHPDLLERVEECQSPVFMFVEVVDGRVHVHAQAPAEAPTSRGFASILAQGLDGLPADEALAVPDDYPSTIGLDAAVSPLRMRGMTAMLGRVKRQVRERLAG, from the coding sequence ATGACCGCCTCCCCCGTGCTGCCCGCGGCGCTCGCCGAGATCCGTGACGACTTCCTCGCGCTCGGGCAGCGCGACCGGCTCCTGCTCCTGCTCGACTTCAGCAACGAGCTGCCCGAGCTGCCCGCGCGCTACGCCGAGCACCCCGACCTCCTCGAGCGCGTCGAGGAGTGCCAGTCGCCCGTGTTCATGTTCGTGGAGGTCGTCGACGGCCGCGTCCACGTGCACGCGCAGGCTCCCGCCGAGGCTCCCACCAGCCGCGGCTTCGCGTCGATCCTCGCCCAGGGGCTCGACGGTCTTCCTGCCGACGAGGCCCTCGCGGTGCCCGACGACTACCCGTCCACCATCGGGCTCGACGCGGCCGTGTCGCCGCTGCGCATGCGCGGCATGACCGCCATGCTCGGCCGGGTGAAGCGCCAGGTGCGCGAGCGGCTCGCCGGGTGA
- a CDS encoding putative protein N(5)-glutamine methyltransferase: MSADPRLEALVGRLRAAGCVFAEEEAGLLLDAAAERHPSGDGTGATEAVATARAAELEAMTSARVAGEPLETVLGWVAFAGRRIVVRPGVFVPRRRTERLASAAVAEARAVAGPLVVDLCCGSGAIGAVLADEVPGAVVHAADVDPVAVACAAVNLAPRGAAVHRGDLLDALPGDLRGRIDVLVANVPYVPRAGLALMPPEARLHEPAATHDGGIDGLDVLRRVARGSGTWLAPGGVLLFEVAVAQLDAALDALAAAGWEARIAPTDAPGGDADDGTRVVTGRRPR; the protein is encoded by the coding sequence GTGAGCGCGGATCCGCGCCTCGAGGCCCTCGTCGGGCGGCTGCGGGCCGCCGGCTGCGTCTTCGCGGAGGAGGAGGCCGGCCTGCTCCTGGACGCGGCCGCCGAGCGGCATCCGTCCGGCGACGGGACCGGGGCGACCGAGGCCGTGGCCACCGCCCGTGCCGCCGAGCTCGAGGCCATGACCTCCGCGCGAGTGGCGGGGGAGCCGCTCGAGACCGTGCTCGGCTGGGTCGCGTTCGCGGGACGCCGGATCGTGGTGCGGCCGGGCGTCTTCGTGCCGCGCCGTCGCACCGAGCGGCTCGCCTCCGCGGCCGTCGCGGAGGCGCGCGCGGTCGCGGGACCCCTCGTCGTCGACCTGTGCTGCGGATCCGGTGCCATCGGCGCGGTCCTCGCGGACGAGGTGCCCGGGGCCGTCGTGCACGCCGCCGACGTCGATCCCGTCGCCGTCGCCTGCGCCGCCGTGAACCTCGCGCCCCGCGGGGCAGCCGTGCACCGCGGCGACCTCCTCGACGCGCTCCCGGGGGACCTGCGCGGCCGGATCGACGTGCTGGTGGCGAACGTGCCGTACGTACCACGCGCCGGCCTCGCGCTCATGCCCCCGGAGGCCCGCCTCCACGAGCCGGCGGCGACCCACGACGGCGGGATCGACGGGCTCGACGTGCTGCGGCGCGTCGCCCGGGGGAGCGGCACGTGGCTCGCGCCCGGCGGCGTCCTCCTGTTCGAGGTCGCGGTCGCGCAGCTCGACGCCGCCCTCGACGCGCTGGCCGCGGCCGGCTGGGAGGCCCGGATCGCGCCGACCGACGCGCCCGGGGGCGACGCGGACGACGGCACGCGGGTCGTCACCGGCCGACGCCCGCGCTGA
- a CDS encoding dihydrofolate reductase family protein, which translates to MRIARVLPVAGSGEAASSRGLEDDGTREWLEDLYRPRSPDHVRLNFVASVDGSVIGADGSSDSLSSVVDRRILGVIRELADVVLVGAGTVRAERYVLPRRTPLAVATSTGDLEGHRFDADAAEGRLLVLCPPEARDRAVATLGGVPAEIVPVPLGAAADGRVGGDDVLDALRGHGLTSVVCEGGPALAASLLAAGRVDELCLTTSPDLVSPLTPLVPAGSGVHAPMRLEQLLVDDDDRTYARWTVRRDRAPR; encoded by the coding sequence GTGAGGATCGCGCGGGTCCTGCCCGTCGCGGGCTCCGGTGAGGCCGCCTCGTCGCGCGGGCTGGAGGACGACGGCACGCGGGAGTGGCTCGAGGACCTCTACCGTCCTCGCTCCCCCGACCACGTGCGGCTCAACTTCGTGGCCTCCGTCGACGGCAGCGTCATCGGCGCGGACGGCTCGTCCGACAGCCTCAGCAGCGTCGTCGACCGGCGGATCCTCGGCGTCATCCGCGAGCTGGCGGACGTCGTGCTCGTGGGAGCCGGCACCGTGCGCGCCGAGCGCTACGTGCTCCCCCGCCGGACGCCCCTCGCCGTCGCGACGTCCACGGGCGACCTCGAGGGGCACCGCTTCGACGCCGACGCCGCCGAGGGCCGCCTGCTCGTGCTGTGCCCGCCCGAGGCGCGCGACCGGGCCGTGGCGACCCTCGGCGGCGTGCCCGCGGAGATCGTGCCCGTGCCGCTCGGCGCGGCCGCCGACGGGCGCGTGGGCGGCGACGACGTCCTCGACGCCCTCCGCGGTCACGGCCTCACGAGCGTGGTGTGCGAGGGCGGGCCCGCGCTCGCGGCGTCGCTCCTCGCCGCCGGTCGCGTCGACGAGCTCTGCCTCACGACGTCGCCCGATCTGGTGTCGCCGCTCACGCCCCTCGTGCCGGCCGGATCCGGGGTCCACGCCCCGATGCGGCTCGAGCAGCTGCTGGTGGACGACGACGATCGCACCTACGCGCGCTGGACCGTGCGGCGGGACCGAGCGCCGCGCTAG
- a CDS encoding ribonuclease D, translating to MPDVPARPALREAAATGDLTVIDTRDEYLRAVEAIAAGIGPIAVDAERASGFRYSQRAYLIQVFRRGAGTFLFDPPAVGDFSELDAVIRDVEWVLHAASQDLACLREVGLDPRRIFDTELASRLLGLPRVGLGTVVEELLGIHLAKEHSAADWSTRPLPRAWLVYAALDVELLVDVRDEIARRLEEQGKTSIAEQEFQATIAKEAKPARVEPWRRLSGLHGVRGGRNLAVAKELWEARDAYAREVDTSPGRLVPDGSLVAVARVLPQSKRDLAAVREFSGRASRSEIDRWWAAVERGLAATEFPQLRGTGETMPPPKAWADKDPAADRRLKRARVVVQEVATSMGVPQENLLTPEVLRRVAWTPPADLAPEAVAEALASWGARPWQIEATAAPVASAFVDADQADDATDDGAS from the coding sequence CTGCCGGACGTCCCCGCGCGGCCCGCCCTCCGCGAGGCGGCCGCCACCGGCGACCTCACCGTCATCGACACGCGCGACGAGTACCTCCGCGCCGTGGAGGCCATCGCCGCCGGCATCGGACCCATCGCCGTCGACGCCGAGCGCGCGTCCGGCTTCCGCTACAGCCAGCGCGCCTACCTCATCCAGGTCTTCCGCCGCGGCGCCGGCACGTTCCTCTTCGACCCGCCCGCGGTCGGCGACTTCTCGGAGCTCGATGCGGTGATCCGCGACGTCGAGTGGGTCCTGCACGCCGCCAGCCAGGACCTCGCGTGCCTGCGCGAGGTGGGCCTCGACCCGCGGCGCATCTTCGACACCGAGCTCGCCTCGCGCCTGCTCGGGCTCCCCCGTGTGGGACTCGGCACCGTCGTGGAGGAGCTGCTCGGGATCCACCTGGCCAAGGAGCACTCGGCCGCCGACTGGTCCACCCGTCCGCTCCCCCGCGCCTGGCTCGTCTACGCCGCGCTCGACGTGGAGCTGCTCGTGGACGTGCGCGACGAGATCGCCCGTCGGCTCGAGGAGCAGGGCAAGACCTCGATCGCCGAGCAGGAGTTCCAGGCGACCATCGCCAAGGAGGCGAAGCCCGCGCGCGTCGAGCCGTGGCGCCGCCTCAGCGGCCTGCACGGCGTCCGCGGCGGTCGCAACCTCGCGGTCGCGAAGGAGCTGTGGGAGGCCCGCGACGCGTACGCGCGCGAGGTCGACACGAGCCCCGGCCGTCTCGTCCCCGACGGCTCGCTCGTCGCCGTCGCGCGCGTCCTGCCGCAGTCCAAGCGCGATCTGGCCGCGGTCCGGGAGTTCTCGGGCCGCGCGAGCCGCAGCGAGATCGACCGCTGGTGGGCCGCCGTCGAGCGCGGCCTCGCGGCCACCGAGTTCCCGCAGCTGCGCGGCACGGGCGAGACGATGCCGCCGCCGAAGGCCTGGGCCGACAAGGACCCCGCCGCCGACCGCCGCCTGAAGCGCGCCCGCGTCGTCGTCCAGGAGGTCGCGACCTCGATGGGCGTCCCGCAGGAGAACCTCCTCACCCCGGAGGTCCTCCGCCGGGTGGCGTGGACGCCGCCCGCCGACCTCGCGCCCGAGGCCGTCGCGGAGGCGCTCGCCTCCTGGGGCGCGCGCCCCTGGCAGATCGAGGCGACCGCCGCTCCCGTGGCCTCGGCCTTTGTCGATGCGGACCAAGCCGACGACGCGACCGACGACGGCGCCTCGTAG
- a CDS encoding DUF3000 domain-containing protein, giving the protein MVETRDSPEDPPEFRAALDALRRATTRSELVLTEIPSPSSNLAPYAVALAADVSPSGHASDSELGTGRFILLHDPEEPDAWGGAFRIVCFAQAPLETDMGTDPFLADVAWSWLVDGLASRGARYSAPSGTATRIISTGYGELARQGSGAKIELRASWTPADADVTAHVEGWGELLCMLAGLPPAGEGVTLLSARRTRT; this is encoded by the coding sequence GTGGTAGAGACCCGTGACAGCCCCGAGGATCCGCCCGAGTTCCGCGCGGCGCTGGACGCGCTGCGGCGCGCGACGACGCGGTCCGAGCTCGTGCTGACGGAGATCCCCTCGCCGTCGAGCAACCTCGCGCCGTACGCCGTCGCCCTGGCTGCCGACGTCTCGCCCTCGGGCCACGCGTCGGACTCCGAGCTCGGCACGGGCCGCTTCATCCTCCTCCACGACCCCGAGGAGCCGGACGCCTGGGGCGGCGCCTTCCGCATCGTCTGCTTCGCGCAGGCGCCCCTCGAGACCGACATGGGCACGGATCCGTTCCTCGCCGACGTCGCCTGGTCGTGGCTCGTCGACGGCCTCGCCTCCCGCGGCGCCCGCTACTCGGCGCCCTCGGGCACCGCGACCCGCATCATCAGCACCGGCTACGGCGAGCTGGCCCGCCAGGGCAGCGGCGCGAAGATCGAGCTGCGCGCGTCCTGGACCCCCGCGGACGCGGACGTGACCGCCCATGTGGAAGGCTGGGGGGAACTACTGTGCATGCTCGCCGGGCTGCCTCCCGCGGGCGAAGGAGTGACACTGCTATCAGCGCGACGCACCCGGACGTGA
- a CDS encoding sulfurtransferase — translation MAVEPDTTPRFAEYAHPERLVSGDWLQERLAAGALTPGLVVVESDEDVLLYETGHIPGAVKLDWHTDLNDPVQRDYVDGERFAQLMSERGIARDSTVVIYGDKSNWWAAYALWVFTLFGHEDVRLLDGGRDKWIAEGRPTTTDQPDVAPVEYPVVERRDEEIRAFKDDVLAHLGNPLIDVRSPEEYTGQRTTAPAYPEEGSLRAGHIPTSRNVPWAKAAAEDGSFKPRAELDAVYREGAGLADGDDVVVLCRIGERSSHTWFVLTHLLGFEGVRNYDGSWTEWGSAVRVPIVQGAEPGELPSR, via the coding sequence ATGGCCGTCGAGCCGGACACCACCCCCAGGTTCGCCGAGTACGCCCACCCGGAGCGGCTCGTGAGCGGCGACTGGCTCCAGGAGCGCCTCGCGGCCGGAGCCCTCACGCCCGGCCTCGTGGTCGTCGAGTCCGACGAGGACGTGCTGCTCTACGAGACCGGCCACATACCCGGCGCGGTGAAGCTCGACTGGCACACCGACCTCAACGACCCCGTCCAGCGCGACTACGTCGACGGCGAGCGGTTCGCCCAGCTCATGTCCGAGCGCGGCATCGCGCGCGACAGCACGGTCGTCATCTACGGCGACAAGAGCAACTGGTGGGCCGCGTACGCCCTCTGGGTGTTCACGCTCTTCGGCCACGAGGACGTGCGCCTGCTCGACGGCGGCCGCGACAAGTGGATCGCGGAGGGGCGCCCGACCACCACCGACCAGCCCGACGTCGCCCCCGTCGAGTACCCCGTCGTGGAGCGCCGCGACGAGGAGATCCGCGCCTTCAAGGACGACGTGCTCGCCCACCTCGGCAACCCGCTCATCGACGTCCGCAGCCCCGAGGAGTACACGGGCCAGCGCACCACCGCGCCCGCGTACCCGGAGGAGGGCTCGCTCCGCGCCGGCCACATCCCCACCTCGCGGAACGTGCCGTGGGCCAAGGCCGCGGCCGAGGACGGCTCCTTCAAGCCCCGCGCCGAGCTCGACGCGGTCTACCGCGAGGGCGCGGGCCTCGCCGACGGCGACGACGTCGTGGTCCTGTGCCGCATCGGGGAGCGCTCGAGCCACACGTGGTTCGTGCTCACGCACCTCCTCGGCTTCGAGGGCGTCCGCAACTACGACGGATCCTGGACCGAGTGGGGCTCCGCCGTGCGCGTCCCCATCGTGCAGGGCGCCGAGCCCGGGGAGCTGCCCTCCCGATGA